A stretch of the Medicago truncatula cultivar Jemalong A17 chromosome 5, MtrunA17r5.0-ANR, whole genome shotgun sequence genome encodes the following:
- the LOC11442492 gene encoding 7-deoxyloganetin glucosyltransferase — MGSLDITKNLSHVVCIPFPAQGHINPMLKLAKLLHFKGGFHVTFVNTEYNHKRLLKARGPNSLNGLPSFRFETIPDGLPESDVDVTQDIPSLCESTRATCSPHFKKLLSKLNNAIDTPPVTCIVSDGCMSFTLDAAQELNIPEVLFWTTSACGFMCYMQYRKLIEEGLTPLKDSSYITNGYLETTIDWVPGIKEIRLKDIPSFIRTTNPNDIMLDFLRGECQRAQKASAIIFNTFDNLEHDVLEAFSSILPPVYSIGPLHLLIKDVTNKELDSIGSNLWKEEPECLEWLNSKEPNSVVYVNFGSITVMTSEQMIEFAWGLSNSKMPFLWVIRPDLVAGENAVLPLEFLEETKNRGLLSSWCPQEEVLGHSSIGGFLTHNGWNSTLESVCGGVPMICWPFFAEQQTNCRFCCNEWGIGLEIEDAKRDKIEILVKELMEGEKGKEMKEKALQWKKLAHNAASGPHGSSFMNLENLIHDVLLK, encoded by the exons ATGGGTTCTTTAGACATAACAAAGAATCTCTCTCATGTTGTGTGTATCCCATTTCCAGCACAAGGTCACATAAATCCAATGCTCAAACTTGCAAAACTTCTTCATTTTAAAGGTGGTTTTCATGTCACCTTTGTTAACACTGAATATAATCACAAACGTCTTCTTAAAGCTAGAGGTCCTAATTCTCTCAATGGTCTCCCCTCTTTTCGTTTTGAAACCATTCCTGATGGTCTACCTGAGTCTGATGTGGATGTAACACAGGATATTCCTTCCTTGTGTGAATCCACAAGAGCAACTTGTTCACCTCACTTTAAGAAACTTCTTTCAAAACTTAATAATGCTATAGACACCCCTCCTGTTACTTGCATAGTTTCTGATGGTTGTATGAGTTTTACTTTGGATGCTGCTCAAGAACTTAATATCCCTGAAGTGCTTTTTTGGACAACTAGTGCTTGTGGCTTCATGTGCTACATGCAATATCGTAAACTCATTGAAGAGGGCTTAACACCACTCAAAG ACTCCAGTTATATAACAAATGGGTATTTGGAGACTACCATAGATTGGGTGCCAGGCATAAAAGAAATCCGATTAAAGGATATCCCAAGCTTCATCAGAACCACAAACCCTAATGATATCATGCTTGATTTTTTACGAGGGGAATGCCAAAGAGCTCAAAAAGCATCTGCAATAATTTTCAACACATTTGACAATTTGGAACACGATGTTTTGGAAGCATTCTCTTCCATTTTACCTCCTGTTTATTCCATTGGTCCCTTGCATTTACTCATAAAAGATGTGACAAATAAGGAATTGGATTCAATTGGGTCCAACCTATGGAAGGAAGAGCCAGAGTGTTTGGAATGGCTAAATAGTAAAGAACCCAATAGTGTTGTTTATGTCAATTTTGGAAGTATCACTGTTATGACAAGTGAACAAATGATTGAGTTTGCTTGGGGACTAAGTAATAGTAAAATGCCCTTTTTGTGGGTCATAAGGCCAGATCTTGTAGCTGGTGAAAATGCTGTTTTGCCTCTAGAGTTTTTGGAAGAGACCAAAAATAGAGGTTTATTATCAAGTTGGTGTCCACAAGAGGAAGTTTTGGGACATTCATCAATTGGAGGGTTTTTGACACATAATGGTTGGAATTCAACGTTGGAAAGTGTTTGTGGTGGTGTTCCAATGATATGTTGGCCTTTTTTTGCTGAACAACAAACTAATTGTAGATTTTGTTGTAATGAATGGGGGATTGGTTTGGAGATTGAAGATGCTAAGAGGGACAAAATAGAGATTCTTGTGAAGGAGTTAATGGAAGGAGAAAAGGGTAAAGAGATGAAAGAAAAAGCTTTGCAATGGAAGAAATTGGCACACAATGCTGCTTCTGGTCCTCATGGATCATCATTTATGAATCTTGAGAACCTCATTCATGATGTTCTCCTCAAGTGA